One genomic segment of Actinoplanes ianthinogenes includes these proteins:
- a CDS encoding helix-turn-helix transcriptional regulator has product MKNVVQLGDGAVATAAASDGRTRDRVAQLLLERGAATAAELGACLGLSPAAIRKHLDAMLSDGLVETREVRRTGPRGRGRPAKAFVLTAAARESFPHHYDNIAAAALRWIAQQHGPEAVSAFAGAQIQALEDRCRTAMQEAGADPIARAEALADALTAEGYAASATTIASGGQLCQHHCPVAHVAAEFPQLCDAETEVISRLIGTHVQRLATIAHGDGVCTTHIPSRTHTTATTVRTDSHD; this is encoded by the coding sequence GTGAAAAACGTGGTGCAGCTCGGAGACGGTGCGGTGGCGACAGCCGCCGCGTCGGACGGCCGCACCCGTGACCGGGTCGCCCAGTTGTTGCTGGAGCGCGGCGCGGCCACCGCGGCCGAGCTCGGCGCCTGCCTCGGCCTGAGCCCCGCGGCGATCCGCAAGCACCTGGACGCGATGCTCTCCGACGGCCTCGTCGAGACCCGCGAGGTGCGGCGCACCGGCCCGCGCGGCCGCGGCCGCCCGGCCAAGGCGTTCGTGCTCACCGCCGCCGCCCGGGAGAGCTTCCCGCACCACTATGACAACATCGCCGCCGCGGCCCTGCGCTGGATCGCCCAGCAGCACGGGCCGGAGGCGGTCAGCGCGTTCGCCGGCGCGCAGATCCAGGCCCTGGAGGATCGCTGCCGCACGGCCATGCAGGAGGCCGGCGCCGATCCGATCGCCCGGGCGGAGGCGCTCGCCGACGCGCTGACCGCGGAGGGCTACGCTGCCAGCGCGACCACGATCGCGTCCGGCGGACAGTTGTGCCAGCACCACTGCCCGGTGGCCCACGTGGCTGCCGAGTTCCCTCAGCTGTGCGACGCCGAGACCGAAGTCATCTCCCGGCTCATCGGCACTCACGTGCAGCGCCTCGCCACCATCGCGCACGGCGACGGGGTGTGCACCACGCACATCCCCAGCCGCACGCACACCACTGCCACCACGGTTAGGACAGATAGTCATGACTGA
- the sufB gene encoding Fe-S cluster assembly protein SufB, translating to MTDQIVTQEEHLAALGKYEYGWADADVAGAAAQRGLSEAVVRDISAKKSEPQWMLDLRLKGLRLFDRKPMPNWGADLTGIDFQNIKYFVRSTEKQAASWEDLPEDIKATYDKLGIPEAEKQRLVAGVAAQYESEVVYHAIREDLEQQGVLFLDTDTALKQHEDIFKEYFGTVIPVGDNKFAALNTSVWSGGSFIYVPKGVHVDIPLQAYFRINTENMGQFERTLIIADEGSYVHYVEGCTAPIYSSDSLHSAVVEIIVKKNARVRYTTIQNWSNNVYNLVTKRATCEEGATMEWIDGNIGSKVTMKYPAVYMTGPHAKGEVLSIAMAGEGQHQDSGAKMVHAAPYTSSTIVSKSIARGGGRTSYRGLVQVLEGSSHSKSTVKCDALLVDTVSRSDTYPYVDIREDDVNMGHEATVSKVSEDQLFYLMSRGLTEDEAMAMIVRGFIEPIAKELPMEYALELNRLIELQMEGAVG from the coding sequence ATGACTGACCAGATCGTCACTCAGGAAGAGCACCTCGCCGCGCTCGGCAAGTATGAGTACGGCTGGGCCGACGCCGATGTCGCCGGCGCCGCCGCACAGCGTGGTCTGTCCGAGGCCGTGGTGCGCGACATCTCCGCGAAGAAGAGCGAGCCGCAGTGGATGCTCGACCTTCGTCTCAAGGGCCTGCGCCTGTTCGACCGCAAGCCGATGCCGAACTGGGGCGCCGACCTCACCGGCATCGACTTCCAGAACATCAAGTACTTCGTCCGCTCCACCGAGAAGCAGGCCGCTTCCTGGGAGGACCTGCCGGAGGACATCAAGGCGACCTACGACAAGCTGGGCATCCCGGAGGCGGAGAAGCAGCGCCTGGTGGCCGGCGTCGCCGCGCAGTACGAGTCCGAGGTCGTCTACCACGCGATCCGTGAGGACCTCGAGCAGCAGGGCGTCCTGTTCCTGGACACCGACACCGCGCTGAAGCAGCACGAGGACATCTTCAAGGAGTACTTCGGCACGGTGATCCCGGTCGGCGACAACAAGTTCGCCGCTCTGAACACCAGCGTCTGGTCGGGTGGCTCGTTCATCTACGTGCCGAAGGGTGTGCACGTCGACATCCCGCTGCAGGCCTACTTCCGGATCAACACGGAGAACATGGGCCAGTTCGAGCGGACCCTGATCATCGCCGACGAGGGCAGCTACGTGCACTACGTCGAGGGCTGCACCGCGCCGATCTACTCGTCCGACTCGCTGCACTCCGCGGTCGTCGAGATCATCGTGAAGAAGAACGCCCGGGTGCGGTACACGACCATCCAGAACTGGTCGAACAACGTGTACAACCTGGTCACCAAGCGCGCCACCTGCGAGGAGGGCGCGACCATGGAGTGGATCGACGGCAACATCGGCTCCAAGGTGACCATGAAGTACCCGGCCGTCTACATGACCGGCCCGCATGCCAAGGGCGAGGTGCTCTCGATCGCGATGGCCGGCGAGGGCCAGCACCAGGACTCCGGCGCCAAGATGGTGCACGCCGCGCCGTACACGTCCTCGACCATCGTGTCGAAGTCGATCGCCCGGGGCGGCGGCCGCACGTCGTACCGGGGCCTGGTGCAGGTGCTGGAGGGCTCCTCGCACTCGAAGAGCACGGTCAAGTGCGACGCGCTGCTGGTCGACACCGTCTCCCGGTCGGACACGTACCCGTACGTGGACATCCGCGAGGACGACGTGAACATGGGCCACGAGGCGACCGTCTCCAAGGTCAGCGAGGACCAGCTCTTCTACCTGATGAGCCGCGGCCTGACCGAGGACGAGGCGATGGCGATGATCGTGCGTGGCTTCATCGAGCCGATCGCCAAGGAGCTCCCGATGGAGTATGCGCTGGAGCTGAACCGGCTGATCGAGCTCCAGATGGAAGGCGCCGTCGGTTAA
- the sufD gene encoding Fe-S cluster assembly protein SufD: MTTEAIAPPSTKSQVLRSFDVADFPALTGLEEEWRFTPLKRLRDLVKATTLTGVAPSVEHGDLPAGVTVSTADDVDPVLTPFDRISALAYGSAAGVTVIEVAAEATPAEAAVIRLVGKGGEAAAARTVVKVGNFAKATVVLEQTGTVTLADNVEVIIGDSAQLTFVTLAEWDTDAVQAQHVKFRVGRDARVQHVQVTLGGDLVRQFTSVEYTGRGGDAELWGLYFADAGQHHEHRQLVDHAVPDCRSYVGYRGALQGKSAHTVWVGDVLIRAAATGTDTYEINRNLVLTDGARADSVPNLEIETGEVAGAGHASATGRFDDEQLFYLMARGIPEGEARKLVVRGFFAELINKIPVEELRERLGDAIEARLVEAGQ; encoded by the coding sequence ATGACTACCGAGGCCATCGCCCCGCCGAGCACCAAGTCGCAGGTGCTGCGCTCCTTCGACGTCGCCGATTTCCCGGCACTCACCGGCCTGGAGGAGGAGTGGCGTTTCACCCCGCTCAAGCGGCTGCGTGACCTGGTCAAGGCCACCACGCTGACCGGGGTCGCCCCCTCCGTGGAACACGGCGATCTGCCCGCCGGGGTGACCGTCTCGACCGCCGACGACGTCGACCCGGTGCTCACCCCGTTCGACCGGATCAGCGCTTTGGCGTACGGGTCGGCCGCCGGCGTCACCGTGATCGAGGTGGCGGCCGAGGCCACTCCCGCCGAGGCGGCGGTGATCCGGCTGGTCGGCAAGGGTGGCGAGGCCGCGGCCGCGCGCACCGTGGTCAAGGTGGGCAACTTCGCCAAGGCCACCGTGGTGCTGGAGCAGACCGGCACGGTCACCCTGGCCGACAACGTCGAGGTGATCATCGGCGACAGCGCCCAGCTCACCTTCGTGACCCTCGCCGAGTGGGACACCGACGCGGTGCAGGCCCAGCACGTGAAGTTCCGGGTCGGCCGGGACGCCCGGGTGCAGCACGTGCAGGTGACCCTCGGCGGCGACCTGGTCCGCCAGTTCACCTCGGTGGAGTACACCGGCCGCGGTGGCGACGCCGAGCTCTGGGGGCTGTACTTCGCCGACGCCGGCCAGCACCACGAGCACCGGCAGCTGGTCGACCACGCGGTGCCCGACTGCCGCAGCTACGTCGGTTACCGGGGCGCGCTGCAGGGCAAGTCCGCGCACACCGTCTGGGTCGGCGACGTGCTGATCCGGGCCGCCGCGACCGGCACCGACACGTACGAGATCAACCGGAACCTGGTGCTGACCGACGGCGCCCGCGCCGACTCGGTCCCCAACCTGGAGATCGAGACCGGCGAGGTGGCCGGGGCCGGGCACGCGAGCGCCACCGGCCGGTTCGACGACGAGCAGCTGTTCTACCTGATGGCCCGCGGCATCCCCGAGGGTGAGGCGCGCAAGCTGGTGGTCCGCGGCTTCTTCGCCGAGCTGATCAACAAGATCCCAGTCGAGGAGCTGCGCGAGCGGCTCGGCGACGCGATCGAGGCCCGGCTCGTCGAGGCCGGTCAGTGA
- a CDS encoding Rieske (2Fe-2S) protein, with product MTFENVGPAADIAKGTSLQVEVDGVEIAVVHADDDNFYAVRDECSHASVALSEGEVDGCTLECWLHGSRFDLRTGEPSGPPAIDPVAVYPVEIRDGDIYVSTQTSNGVEP from the coding sequence GTGACGTTCGAGAACGTCGGACCGGCGGCCGACATCGCGAAGGGCACGTCGCTCCAGGTGGAGGTCGACGGGGTCGAGATCGCGGTGGTGCACGCCGACGACGACAACTTCTACGCGGTCCGGGACGAGTGCAGCCACGCCTCGGTGGCGCTCTCCGAGGGCGAGGTCGACGGGTGCACGCTGGAGTGCTGGCTGCACGGCTCGCGCTTCGACCTGCGTACCGGTGAGCCTTCCGGACCGCCCGCCATCGACCCGGTGGCGGTCTACCCCGTCGAGATCCGCGACGGAGACATCTACGTTTCGACACAGACGAGCAATGGAGTAGAGCCGTGA
- the sufC gene encoding Fe-S cluster assembly ATPase SufC, translated as MSTLEIRDLQVSVKLPDGELKPILAGVDLTIKSGETHAIMGPNGSGKSTLAYSIAGHPKYEITGGSVTLDGQDVLALSVDERARAGLFLAMQYPVEVPGVSVANFLRTAKTAIDGEAPKLRTWAGELRGAMEKLQMDPSFAQRNVNEGFSGGEKKRHEIMQLELLKPKMAILDETDSGLDIDALRIVSEGVNRVRETGETGFLLITHYTRILRYIKPDFVHVFVGGKIVEEGGPELAEELEVSGYEKFLAKA; from the coding sequence GTGAGCACCCTCGAGATCCGTGACCTTCAGGTTTCGGTGAAGCTGCCCGATGGCGAGCTGAAGCCGATCCTGGCCGGGGTCGACCTCACCATCAAGTCCGGCGAGACGCACGCCATCATGGGCCCGAACGGCTCCGGCAAGTCGACCCTGGCCTACTCCATCGCCGGTCACCCGAAGTACGAGATCACCGGCGGCTCGGTGACCCTGGACGGCCAGGACGTGCTCGCCCTGTCCGTCGACGAGCGCGCCCGCGCCGGCCTCTTCCTGGCCATGCAGTACCCGGTCGAGGTGCCCGGCGTCTCGGTGGCCAACTTCCTGCGCACCGCCAAGACCGCGATCGACGGCGAGGCGCCGAAACTGCGCACCTGGGCCGGCGAGCTGCGCGGCGCGATGGAGAAGCTCCAGATGGACCCGTCCTTCGCGCAGCGCAACGTGAACGAGGGCTTCTCCGGCGGTGAGAAGAAGCGGCACGAGATCATGCAGCTCGAACTGCTCAAGCCGAAGATGGCGATCCTCGACGAGACCGACTCCGGCCTCGACATCGACGCGCTGCGGATCGTCAGCGAGGGCGTCAACCGGGTCCGGGAGACCGGCGAGACCGGCTTCCTGCTGATCACCCACTACACGCGGATCCTGCGGTACATCAAGCCGGACTTCGTGCACGTCTTCGTCGGCGGCAAGATCGTCGAGGAGGGCGGCCCGGAGCTGGCCGAGGAGCTCGAGGTCTCGGGCTACGAGAAGTTCCTCGCCAAGGCCTAG
- a CDS encoding cysteine desulfurase produces MSFDVARVRKDFPIFEREVNGHPLVYLDSANTSQKPVQVLDVMRLHQEKHNGNVSRSVHTLGTESTEMYEAARAKIATFIGAGTPDEVVFTKNSTEAINLVAHAAGQLLALKPGDEIVISEMEHHSNLVPWQLLCERTGATLRWFGITDEGRLDESQLDELVNERTKLVSVVHMSNVLGTVNDVSALVTRARQVGALVMLDASQSVPHLPIDVRQLGVDFIAFTGHKMLGPTGIGVLWGRLELLAEMPPFLAGGSMIETVTMAKTTYAPPPARFEAGTPPITEAIGLGAAVDYLTGLGMENIHKHEQEITAYALEQLAAVPGVRIFGPAKPEGRGGTVSFGVDGVHPHDVGQILDALGVEVRVGHHCARPVCVRFGVPAMTRASFYLYTTTDEIDALARGLDQVRKVFG; encoded by the coding sequence ATGAGCTTTGACGTCGCGCGGGTGCGCAAGGACTTCCCGATCTTCGAGCGGGAGGTGAACGGCCACCCGCTGGTCTACCTGGACAGCGCCAACACCTCGCAGAAGCCGGTGCAGGTGCTCGACGTCATGCGCCTGCACCAGGAGAAACACAACGGCAACGTGTCGCGCTCGGTGCACACCCTGGGCACCGAGTCGACCGAGATGTACGAGGCCGCCCGCGCCAAGATCGCCACGTTCATCGGCGCGGGCACCCCGGACGAGGTGGTGTTCACCAAGAACTCCACCGAGGCGATCAACCTGGTCGCGCACGCGGCCGGGCAGTTGCTCGCGCTCAAGCCGGGCGACGAGATCGTCATCTCCGAGATGGAGCACCACTCCAACCTGGTGCCCTGGCAGCTGCTCTGCGAGCGGACCGGCGCCACGCTGCGCTGGTTCGGCATCACCGACGAGGGCCGGCTCGACGAGTCGCAGCTCGACGAGCTGGTCAACGAGCGCACCAAGCTGGTCTCGGTCGTGCACATGTCCAACGTGCTCGGCACCGTCAACGACGTGTCCGCGCTGGTGACCCGGGCCCGGCAGGTGGGCGCCCTGGTCATGCTGGACGCCTCGCAGTCGGTGCCGCACCTGCCGATCGACGTGCGGCAGCTGGGCGTCGACTTCATCGCCTTCACCGGACACAAGATGCTCGGCCCGACCGGCATCGGCGTGCTGTGGGGCAGGCTCGAGCTGCTCGCCGAGATGCCGCCGTTCCTGGCCGGCGGGTCGATGATCGAGACCGTCACGATGGCGAAGACGACGTATGCTCCGCCGCCGGCCCGCTTCGAGGCCGGCACCCCGCCGATCACCGAGGCGATCGGGCTGGGCGCGGCCGTCGACTACCTGACCGGGCTCGGGATGGAGAACATCCACAAGCACGAGCAGGAGATCACGGCGTACGCGTTGGAGCAGCTCGCCGCGGTCCCCGGCGTCCGGATCTTCGGCCCGGCCAAGCCGGAGGGCCGGGGCGGCACGGTGTCGTTCGGGGTCGACGGGGTACACCCGCACGACGTGGGGCAGATCCTGGACGCGCTCGGCGTCGAGGTGCGGGTCGGCCACCACTGCGCGCGGCCGGTGTGCGTGCGGTTCGGGGTGCCGGCGATGACCCGGGCCTCGTTCTACCTCTACACGACCACGGACGAGATCGACGCCCTGGCGCGCGGTCTCGACCAGGTTCGGAAGGTGTTCGGCTGA
- the sufU gene encoding Fe-S cluster assembly sulfur transfer protein SufU, which translates to MMLDGLYQEIILDHYKNPHGRGLRDPFDGEAHHVNPTCGDEITLRVSSDLAEISYDGMGCSISQASASVLHELLQGKSRGEVEAIHHAFVELMQSRGQIEPDEDVLGDGIAFAGVAKFPARVKCALLPWMAFKDAAARAGVDVGASPEVKA; encoded by the coding sequence CTGATGCTCGACGGCCTGTACCAGGAGATCATCCTGGACCACTACAAGAACCCGCACGGGCGTGGACTGCGCGATCCCTTCGACGGCGAGGCGCACCACGTCAACCCGACCTGCGGCGACGAGATCACCCTGCGGGTCAGCTCGGACCTCGCCGAGATCTCGTACGACGGCATGGGCTGCTCGATCAGTCAGGCGTCCGCGTCGGTGCTGCACGAACTGCTCCAGGGCAAGAGCCGCGGCGAGGTCGAGGCGATCCACCACGCGTTCGTGGAGCTGATGCAGAGCCGCGGCCAGATCGAGCCCGACGAGGACGTGCTCGGCGACGGGATCGCCTTCGCCGGGGTGGCGAAATTCCCGGCCCGGGTGAAGTGTGCCCTGCTGCCGTGGATGGCATTCAAGGACGCCGCGGCGCGCGCCGGCGTCGACGTGGGCGCGAGCCCGGAGGTGAAGGCATGA
- a CDS encoding metal-sulfur cluster assembly factor has product MTDKTDEVPAWLAEERAAAVEAGEPVEVPEASVSEAAEKPAVTKKASVDDVEEAMKDVVDPELGINVVDLGLVYGVHVDDDNVVTLDMTLTSAACPLTDVIEDQTRQALTTGPGGGLVQDFRINWVWLPPWGPDKITDDGREQLRALGFNV; this is encoded by the coding sequence ATGACCGACAAGACCGACGAGGTTCCCGCGTGGCTCGCCGAGGAGCGTGCCGCGGCTGTTGAGGCCGGCGAGCCGGTCGAGGTTCCCGAGGCCAGCGTGTCGGAGGCGGCCGAGAAACCGGCCGTGACGAAGAAGGCCTCCGTCGACGACGTCGAAGAGGCGATGAAGGACGTCGTCGACCCCGAGCTCGGGATCAACGTCGTCGACCTGGGCCTGGTCTACGGCGTGCACGTGGACGACGACAACGTGGTCACCCTGGACATGACGCTGACCTCGGCGGCCTGCCCGCTGACCGACGTGATCGAGGACCAGACCCGGCAGGCGCTGACCACCGGGCCGGGCGGCGGCCTGGTCCAGGACTTCCGGATCAACTGGGTGTGGCTGCCGCCGTGGGGCCCCGACAAGATCACCGACGATGGGCGTGAGCAGCTCCGGGCGCTCGGCTTCAACGTCTGA
- a CDS encoding maleylpyruvate isomerase family mycothiol-dependent enzyme, with the protein MTPTPPFSELVTLVEERSAALRAAAADADLTVPVPGCPDWSLRDLIAHLGEVQRFWALVVTEADPSGPPSRERHGSTFPHSDLLGWFAESTRMLGAALRAAGPDAPCWAWWPATAAPHTAGAVARHQAQEAAVHTYDVGESLGKPEPLPAAVAVDGVSEFLTVGLGSLGPWPHRPARVHYQAIEGPSWTVDLSPAGATADPAASGEPVTRVHGTASDLVLLLYRRIPLDAVRIDGDREVAAQIRD; encoded by the coding sequence ATGACTCCGACTCCGCCCTTCTCCGAGCTGGTCACCCTGGTCGAGGAGCGGTCCGCGGCCCTGCGCGCGGCCGCCGCCGACGCCGACCTGACCGTCCCGGTGCCCGGCTGCCCGGACTGGTCGCTGCGCGACCTGATCGCCCACCTGGGCGAGGTGCAGCGCTTCTGGGCTCTGGTGGTGACCGAGGCGGATCCGTCCGGCCCACCCTCCCGGGAGCGGCACGGCAGCACCTTCCCGCACAGCGACCTGCTGGGCTGGTTCGCCGAGTCGACCCGGATGCTGGGAGCGGCGTTGCGCGCGGCGGGCCCGGACGCGCCCTGCTGGGCGTGGTGGCCGGCCACGGCCGCGCCGCACACCGCCGGGGCGGTCGCCCGGCACCAGGCGCAGGAGGCGGCGGTGCACACCTACGACGTGGGGGAGTCCCTCGGCAAGCCGGAGCCGCTGCCGGCCGCCGTCGCCGTCGACGGGGTGAGCGAGTTCCTCACCGTCGGCCTGGGCTCGCTCGGCCCGTGGCCGCACCGCCCGGCCCGGGTGCACTACCAGGCGATCGAGGGCCCGTCCTGGACCGTCGACCTGTCCCCGGCCGGCGCCACCGCCGACCCGGCCGCCAGCGGCGAGCCGGTGACCCGGGTCCACGGCACCGCCAGCGACCTGGTGCTGCTGTTGTACCGCCGGATCCCGCTGGACGCGGTCCGGATCGACGGCGACCGCGAGGTCGCCGCCCAGATCCGCGACTAG
- a CDS encoding nucleotidyl transferase AbiEii/AbiGii toxin family protein, whose amino-acid sequence MTEISGDFETHLTVYPGQADGLAAFAAEHGVTFLHIELDRGTSMSQPMLTLHGSGTLTEQLATVHQWCHWLRVAGMDPIRSKIEAAPWAAGVPQHDEAARDEPAYRYFEHHLKLRLPAGVADLIAITDLVEPHGARLSRNARQRSADGTETRFVNQRCHQVGRDTASQRLDRLVTALREAGHEIVSVEQEYVVHDDNLRLDDGWLPRSATTTGRALALDRIAPPRRRDFPATYHPVPGTQQGLVFDPALKQHPDAYRAGEPIFGNPLEGERWRAARRAALDHVLSVLAGGSWSRSLVLRGSVTMPAWAGAAAREPGDLDFVVTPASITSGSPQARALLDGIVADLAARPGAGLRPDRVEQSAIWTYERADGRRLVIPFTGSRIPEGAVQVDIVFGEELPIPPEPITLPGQRQPVLAATAGLSLAWKLLWLATDCYPQGKDLYDAVLLAERTTVDLALVRDLMRPELGDEADRFTAESVLSWPDIQWDNFFQEYPELVAEPHELPWLRRLAVALDRAWGQQGH is encoded by the coding sequence GTGACAGAGATATCGGGGGACTTCGAGACGCACCTGACGGTCTATCCCGGACAGGCCGACGGCCTGGCCGCGTTCGCCGCGGAGCACGGTGTCACGTTCCTGCACATCGAGCTGGACCGGGGCACGTCGATGTCCCAGCCGATGCTCACCCTGCACGGCAGCGGCACCCTCACCGAGCAGCTCGCCACCGTCCACCAGTGGTGCCACTGGCTGCGGGTGGCCGGGATGGACCCGATCCGCAGCAAGATCGAGGCGGCTCCGTGGGCCGCCGGCGTGCCGCAGCACGACGAGGCCGCCCGCGACGAGCCGGCGTATCGGTATTTCGAGCATCACCTCAAGCTGCGCCTGCCCGCCGGGGTCGCCGACCTGATCGCGATCACCGACCTGGTCGAGCCGCACGGCGCCCGCCTCTCCCGCAACGCGCGACAGCGCTCCGCCGACGGCACCGAGACCCGCTTCGTCAATCAGCGCTGTCACCAGGTCGGCCGGGACACCGCCTCGCAGCGCCTCGACCGGCTGGTCACCGCCCTGCGCGAGGCCGGCCACGAGATCGTCTCCGTCGAGCAGGAGTACGTGGTGCACGACGACAACCTGCGGCTGGACGACGGCTGGCTGCCCCGGTCCGCGACCACCACGGGCCGGGCGCTTGCGCTGGACCGGATCGCTCCGCCCCGGCGCCGCGACTTCCCGGCGACCTACCACCCGGTGCCGGGCACCCAGCAGGGCCTGGTCTTCGACCCCGCGCTCAAGCAGCATCCGGACGCCTATCGGGCCGGTGAGCCGATCTTCGGCAATCCGCTGGAGGGCGAGCGCTGGCGGGCCGCCCGGCGGGCCGCGCTGGACCATGTGCTCTCGGTGCTGGCCGGCGGTTCCTGGAGCCGGTCGCTGGTGCTGCGCGGCAGCGTCACGATGCCGGCCTGGGCCGGCGCGGCCGCCCGCGAGCCGGGGGACCTGGACTTCGTGGTCACCCCGGCCTCGATCACCAGCGGCAGCCCGCAGGCGCGGGCGCTGCTCGACGGCATCGTCGCCGACCTGGCCGCGCGGCCCGGCGCCGGGCTGCGCCCGGATCGCGTCGAGCAGTCCGCGATCTGGACCTACGAGCGGGCCGACGGCCGCCGCCTGGTGATCCCGTTCACCGGGTCGCGGATCCCGGAGGGCGCGGTGCAGGTCGACATCGTGTTCGGCGAGGAGTTGCCGATCCCGCCGGAGCCGATCACCCTGCCCGGCCAGCGGCAGCCGGTCCTGGCCGCCACCGCCGGGCTGTCCCTGGCCTGGAAACTGTTGTGGCTCGCCACCGACTGCTACCCGCAGGGCAAGGATCTGTACGACGCGGTGCTGCTCGCCGAGCGGACCACCGTCGACCTCGCGCTGGTCCGTGACCTGATGCGCCCGGAGCTGGGCGACGAGGCCGACCGGTTCACCGCCGAGTCGGTGCTGAGCTGGCCGGACATCCAGTGGGACAACTTCTTCCAGGAGTACCCGGAGCTGGTCGCCGAGCCGCACGAGCTGCCGTGGTTGCGCCGGCTCGCCGTGGCGCTGGACCGGGCCTGGGGGCAGCAAGGGCACTAG
- a CDS encoding alpha/beta fold hydrolase produces the protein METFDAPDGTHLALHRSGAGDPLVCLPGGPMQAAAYLDDLGGLAGHRLLLVPDLRGTGASAVPADPATYRCDHQVGDVEALREHAGLDRFDLLGHSAGATIALLYATRHPDRVRRLVLVNPSPRAVGLEITDLDRRQVAEERRGEPWFPEAFAALERIQSGQATPADGRALAPFIYGRWDAETQAYSAREAGQKNRLAAAAYYAEGAFNPLSVRSQLAGLPAPVLLISGEVDLQLPPKAAAEYAGLFPQAELAMVPGGGHFAWLDDADWFRQKVTDFLHRS, from the coding sequence GTGGAAACCTTCGACGCCCCCGATGGCACCCACCTCGCGCTGCACCGCTCCGGCGCCGGTGATCCGCTGGTCTGCCTGCCCGGCGGCCCGATGCAGGCCGCGGCGTACCTCGACGACCTGGGCGGCCTCGCCGGCCACCGGCTGCTGCTCGTCCCGGACCTGCGCGGCACCGGCGCCTCCGCGGTCCCGGCCGACCCGGCGACCTATCGCTGTGACCACCAGGTCGGTGACGTCGAGGCGCTCCGCGAGCACGCCGGTCTGGACCGCTTCGACCTGCTCGGACACTCGGCCGGGGCGACGATCGCGCTGCTCTACGCGACCCGGCACCCGGACCGGGTCCGCCGCCTGGTGCTGGTCAACCCGAGCCCGCGCGCGGTCGGCCTGGAGATCACCGACCTGGACCGCCGGCAGGTCGCCGAGGAGCGCCGCGGCGAGCCGTGGTTCCCGGAGGCGTTCGCCGCCCTGGAACGCATCCAGTCCGGCCAGGCGACCCCGGCCGACGGCCGGGCGCTGGCGCCGTTCATCTACGGCCGCTGGGACGCCGAGACCCAGGCCTATTCGGCCCGCGAGGCAGGCCAGAAGAACCGGTTGGCGGCCGCGGCCTACTACGCCGAGGGCGCTTTCAACCCTCTTTCCGTACGGTCGCAGCTCGCCGGATTACCCGCACCCGTCCTGCTCATCTCGGGCGAGGTCGACCTCCAGCTGCCGCCGAAAGCCGCCGCGGAGTACGCCGGGCTGTTCCCCCAGGCCGAGCTGGCCATGGTCCCCGGCGGCGGCCACTTCGCCTGGCTCGACGACGCCGACTGGTTCCGCCAGAAAGTCACCGATTTCCTCCACCGCTCCTGA